A window from Carassius carassius chromosome 40, fCarCar2.1, whole genome shotgun sequence encodes these proteins:
- the LOC132121955 gene encoding solute carrier family 2, facilitated glucose transporter member 11, protein MNDTVKRGGCTRTLALTVCSAAIGGTFQYGYNISIINAPTAYVQKFINETCMKRWGTALESSQVTLIWTFIVSIYSIGGLLGSLLAGPMAIKCGRKGALLLNNCFLFVSAVLALCSRSAGSFEMIILARLLVGVNAGVSMNVQPMYFGESSPKHLRGAVAFSSAVFTALGILMGQVTGLTEVLGSESLWPYLLASNALPGLVQLVTLPWFPESPRYLLIDRGDREACGQALKRLRACSVFTDEMEEILQERAGAGDARAKTLWELFSDRSLRRQLCTVMVASSAMMLCGNDSIYFYASYIFQEVGIPADRIQYVTIGTGACEFTSALVCNLLIERVGRRLLLAGGYLLMACWAVVFTVALSLEGKVAGMPYLSMVCMFAYILSFGMGPAGVTGILPAEIFDQMARPAAYMVAGSMMWLNLFLIGMAFPFIVKGLGQFCFIPFCGVCVAACLFISFTLPETKGRTLAEITEEFEKRNKKVTANGLPKYGQQCQSLTDPSEFLETEKI, encoded by the coding sequence atgaatgaCACTGTAAAGCGAGGAGGTTGCACACGCACTCTTGCATTAACTGTGTGCTCTGCAGCCATTGGTGGCACTTTTCAGTATGGCTACAATATTTCAATCATCAATGCACCCACAGCTTATGTGCAGAAGTTCATTAATGAGACCTGTATGAAGAGATGGGGTACTGCTCTCGAGTCCAGTCAGGTGACACTGATATGGACCTTTATTGTCTCCATTTACTCCATCGGAGGACTTCTGGGATCCCTGCTTGCTGGCCCAATGGCTATTAAGTGTGGACGTAAAGGTGCACTGCTGCTAAACAACTGCTTCCTTTTTGTGAGTGCAGTCCTGGCTCTGTGCAGTCGCTCTGCTGGATCTTTTGAGATGATCATCCTTGCTCGTCTGCTGGTGGGGGTCAATGCTGGGGTTAGTATGAATGTCCAGCCCATGTACTTTGGAGAGAGTTCACCTAAGCACCTGAGAGGTGCTGTTGCCTTTTCTTCTGCTGTTTTCACTGCTCTAGGGATCTTGATGGGCCAGGTAACAGGGCTGACTGAAGTTCTGGGGAGTGAATCTCTCTGGCCTTATCTGCTGGCGAGCAACGCTCTCCCCGGCCTAGTGCAGCTGGTCACTTTACCCTGGTTTCCAGAGAGCCCACGCTACCTGCTCATTGACCGAGGAGACCGAGAGGCATGCGGTCAAGCCCTGAAACGCCTCAGAGCGTGCagcgtttttactgatgagatggaAGAGATCCTCCAGGAGCGGGCAGGAGCAGGCGATGCCCGTGCCAAAACGCTGTGGGAGCTGTTCAGTGACCGAAGTCTTCGCAGGCAGCTCTGCACAGTGATGGTTGCCAGCAGTGCCATGATGTTGTGTGGGAATGATTCCATTTACTTCTACGCCTCCTACATCTTTCAAGAAGTTGGTATTCCAGCGGACAGGATCCAGTATGTCACGATTGGCACGGGTGCCTGTGAGTTCACGTCTGCTCTGGTGTGTAATCTCCTGATCGAGCGTGTTGGCCGCAGGTTGCTCCTCGCAGGCGGGTATCTGCTCATGGCTTGCTGGGCGGTGGTCTTCACTGTCGCTCTTTCACTGGAGGGCAAAGTGGCCGGCATGCCCTATCTGAGTATGGTCTGTATGTTCGCCTACATCTTGAGCTTTGGCATGGGTCCCGCAGGGGTCACTGGGATCCTTCCCGCCGAGATCTTTGACCAAATGGCACGTCCCGCAGCTTACATGGTTGCCGGTTCCATGATGTGGCTTAACCTCTTCCTCATAGGAATGGCATTTCCGTTCATAGTTAAGGGCCTGGGACAGTTCTGCTTCATCCCCTTCTGTGGAGTTTGTGTGGCGGCATGTCTTTTCATCAGTTTCACTTTGCCTGAAACCAAAGGAAGGACTCTAGCAGAGATCACTGAGGAGTTTGAGAAGCGGAATAAGAAAGTCACAGCTAATGGGCTTCCTAAATACGGGCAGCAATGTCAGAGTCTGACGGATCCATCAGAATTCCTAGAGACTGAGAAGATCTGA